The Desmonostoc muscorum LEGE 12446 genome includes a region encoding these proteins:
- a CDS encoding DNA phosphorothioation-associated protein 4 has product MAANRIRVAKDKAELVKSLVASKDTTGPFQTYVEVMVFAAALGVKYKKRVPLDVISKDLSPLRQDYFTSSFTLLINLLAITETENIKIIGDDNVADEQRIHIFEEYANAGLEIIQNELRGAVDYSERLLLILSYERTNTEQQDEEFDLSKFLS; this is encoded by the coding sequence ATGGCTGCAAATAGAATCAGGGTTGCTAAAGATAAGGCTGAGTTGGTGAAATCTTTAGTCGCATCAAAAGACACAACTGGGCCTTTTCAGACTTATGTAGAAGTTATGGTGTTTGCAGCAGCATTGGGCGTTAAATATAAAAAACGCGTTCCTTTAGACGTAATTTCTAAAGATTTATCCCCACTGCGACAAGATTATTTTACTAGCAGCTTCACTCTATTAATTAATTTGTTGGCTATCACCGAAACAGAAAACATTAAGATTATAGGTGATGATAATGTAGCTGACGAGCAACGTATTCATATTTTTGAAGAGTATGCTAATGCGGGTTTAGAAATTATACAAAATGAACTGCGTGGAGCAGTAGACTATTCAGAGCGACTTTTATTGATTCTTAGTTATGAGAGAACGAATACGGAGCAACAAGATGAGGAATTTGATCTAAGCAAATTCCTCTCTTGA
- a CDS encoding AAA family ATPase, with product MKLTSIKLCNFRSFYGTTPEMILAGGDAQNTTIIHGNNGSGKTSLLNAFTWVLYEKFSAAFASTEQLVNKRAIAETQRGQAVECWVEIGWEHEGKRYRVKRACRGYKNESEFEAGKTQLTMWVGGDDGKWNIPNQQPDDIINQILPATLHQYFFFDGERIEEIVRSDKKAEIAEATKIFLGVEVINRSIRHLGDAKKTLENELKAIGDLQTKQLLRQQEKIERERERITKRQIEIQEELEYQQTFKKETSSRLRELSAAKELQERWQNLESQKAANQEEYKKTKETLKKIISARGYTVLLSQTTSQFREIINDLKQRGELTSGISREFVNDLLNSRRCICGAELHEGNHSHINVQTWLDKAGSSAVEETAIRMSAQVDEIDKQAIGFWEEVDREQARINQLRQTISQVENDLENIQERLRKDANEEISSLQKRLDEIESKIDELNREQGANQQQIAQLTTEIEGLNKQISKQKLNEDKQTLAQRRINATQDAIERLTEVRNRQEQQFRLQLEKRVQEIFTEISVTPYIPKISDKYELTLVENTTGMEALVAASTGENQILSLSFIASIIDKVREWSEKRKMMMIPDSSTFPIVMDSPFGSLDANSRRHIAKTIPKLANQLIVLVTKTQWRGEVEEEIADRIGREYVLTYYSSKPDCEQDYIQLAGERYPLVKQSPNEFEYTEIIAVERNV from the coding sequence ATGAAGCTGACTTCAATCAAGCTATGCAACTTTCGCTCCTTTTATGGTACGACACCAGAGATGATTCTGGCTGGGGGAGATGCTCAGAATACAACGATTATTCATGGCAATAATGGCTCAGGAAAAACCAGTTTACTCAATGCCTTTACGTGGGTATTATATGAGAAATTTAGTGCGGCATTTGCATCTACAGAACAGTTAGTAAATAAAAGAGCGATCGCGGAAACTCAAAGAGGCCAAGCTGTAGAATGTTGGGTAGAGATTGGCTGGGAACATGAAGGTAAACGCTATCGAGTCAAACGCGCTTGTCGGGGTTACAAAAACGAAAGCGAATTTGAAGCTGGTAAAACTCAATTAACCATGTGGGTAGGTGGGGACGATGGCAAATGGAATATACCAAATCAGCAACCAGACGATATAATTAATCAAATTTTACCTGCGACTTTACATCAATATTTTTTCTTTGACGGCGAACGAATTGAAGAAATAGTTCGTTCTGATAAAAAAGCTGAAATTGCCGAAGCGACAAAAATTTTCTTGGGTGTAGAAGTAATCAACCGTTCCATCAGACATTTAGGAGATGCTAAAAAAACTCTAGAAAATGAGTTAAAAGCTATTGGTGATTTGCAAACTAAGCAGTTGTTACGACAACAAGAAAAAATAGAACGAGAGCGTGAACGCATTACCAAACGCCAAATAGAAATTCAAGAAGAGTTAGAATATCAACAAACTTTTAAAAAAGAAACAAGTAGCCGTTTACGAGAATTGAGTGCTGCTAAGGAATTACAAGAAAGATGGCAAAATTTAGAATCCCAGAAAGCAGCAAATCAAGAAGAATATAAAAAAACCAAGGAAACGCTGAAAAAAATTATTTCGGCGCGGGGTTATACAGTTTTACTGTCACAAACTACATCCCAGTTCCGAGAAATTATCAACGATTTGAAGCAGCGAGGCGAGTTAACATCGGGAATTTCGCGGGAATTTGTCAATGATTTACTCAATTCTCGACGCTGTATTTGTGGTGCCGAGTTACATGAAGGTAATCATTCTCATATAAATGTGCAAACTTGGTTAGATAAAGCAGGTTCCTCTGCGGTGGAAGAAACTGCGATTCGCATGAGTGCCCAAGTAGATGAAATTGATAAGCAAGCCATAGGATTTTGGGAAGAAGTTGATAGAGAACAAGCCAGGATTAATCAACTCAGGCAAACTATATCCCAAGTTGAAAACGATTTAGAGAATATTCAAGAACGGTTACGAAAAGATGCTAATGAAGAAATTAGCAGTTTACAAAAACGGTTAGATGAAATTGAAAGTAAAATTGACGAATTAAATCGAGAACAAGGTGCAAATCAGCAGCAAATTGCTCAACTCACTACTGAAATTGAAGGTTTGAATAAGCAAATCAGCAAACAAAAGCTGAATGAGGATAAGCAAACTTTAGCACAGCGACGGATTAACGCTACTCAAGATGCCATCGAACGATTAACAGAAGTCCGAAATCGTCAAGAACAACAATTTCGCCTGCAATTAGAAAAGCGAGTACAAGAGATATTCACAGAAATTTCTGTGACTCCATATATTCCTAAAATTAGCGATAAATATGAACTGACATTAGTAGAAAATACCACAGGTATGGAAGCGTTAGTTGCAGCTTCCACTGGGGAAAACCAAATTCTCAGTTTATCCTTTATTGCCAGCATCATTGACAAAGTAAGGGAATGGAGTGAGAAGCGAAAAATGATGATGATTCCTGATAGTAGCACTTTTCCTATTGTGATGGATTCGCCTTTTGGTAGCTTGGATGCGAATTCGCGGCGACACATTGCTAAGACAATTCCTAAATTAGCGAATCAGTTGATAGTGTTAGTCACAAAAACTCAATGGCGGGGTGAAGTTGAAGAGGAAATAGCAGATAGAATTGGCAGAGAATATGTGCTTACTTACTATTCTTCTAAACCTGATTGTGAGCAGGATTATATTCAGTTAGCTGGGGAAAGATATCCTTTGGTCAAACAAAGTCCCAACGAGTTTGAATATACTGAAATTATCGCAGTTGAACGTAATGTTTAA
- a CDS encoding Uma2 family endonuclease: MSIKTEATIEDLYHLPDNCKAEIVNGKLVLMSPTGFLPGRAGGEIYASLRDYERLRKSGYALPDNVGFIVNLPNRRSLSPDAAFYTGKPTGGKFLNGAPVFAAEVRSENDYGDKAEKDMASKRRDYFAAGTLVVWDVDVLKEEVIRVYRASNPEEPQVYRRGEVAGAEPALPGWTMLVDNLFV, from the coding sequence ATGAGTATTAAAACTGAAGCAACTATTGAAGATTTGTACCATTTACCTGACAATTGTAAAGCAGAGATTGTCAATGGAAAATTGGTGCTGATGTCTCCAACTGGATTTTTACCAGGACGTGCAGGCGGTGAAATTTATGCAAGTCTACGGGATTATGAACGTCTGAGAAAAAGTGGTTATGCTTTGCCTGATAATGTCGGTTTCATTGTCAATCTCCCTAACCGCCGTTCTTTAAGTCCTGATGCTGCGTTTTATACTGGCAAACCTACAGGCGGAAAGTTTCTTAATGGTGCGCCTGTGTTCGCTGCTGAGGTGCGAAGTGAAAATGATTACGGTGATAAGGCTGAGAAAGATATGGCTAGTAAACGCCGTGATTATTTTGCGGCTGGTACGTTGGTAGTTTGGGACGTAGATGTACTTAAAGAGGAAGTTATTAGAGTATATCGTGCTAGTAATCCTGAAGAACCCCAGGTTTATCGCCGTGGTGAGGTGGCTGGAGCTGAACCTGCACTGCCAGGATGGACTATGTTAGTGGATAATTTGTTTGTTTAG
- a CDS encoding DNA sulfur modification protein DndB — MAQPIEDDNNSISPQIKAQFSSFIEPFFSQYHRDRCYPGLIFRQGKRTMLQINVPASDFSGLLQAKPSTGNDPDSGKNRPEVKGHADEIKKYIVDRSRKEKPWIVGTLTANVAPKDITILELGRGICLVVIRRGVKLDITDGQHRKRAIHELIESTESHLISDDDFAITLVLEGDFQQCQADFRDMAQTKQLDKSLLLSFGEFSGRVGITKELIKRVPMFQGKTEKIKLSPTTKQKLIYTTNFIARFVSCVFTNDPSNQLRDYDVYQASDALVICLNRFFSECSNTEYISDTTVEELTIDEVAAFKEECLLGVSVGLEVLGRLLHYIYEPENNSFNEEKILQLAQLDWSRENQLWKDNVIRIDPKPQNPDKPYKISAAASAVTDAVKIVKIALGWM, encoded by the coding sequence ATGGCTCAACCGATTGAGGACGACAATAATAGCATTTCTCCTCAGATAAAAGCTCAGTTTAGCTCCTTTATTGAGCCATTCTTCTCACAATATCATCGCGATCGCTGCTATCCAGGACTTATTTTTAGGCAGGGAAAGCGTACTATGCTGCAAATTAATGTTCCAGCTAGTGACTTTTCTGGTCTTCTGCAAGCCAAACCATCCACTGGGAATGATCCTGATTCTGGTAAAAATCGCCCAGAGGTTAAAGGTCATGCTGATGAAATTAAAAAATATATTGTTGACCGTTCTCGAAAAGAAAAACCTTGGATTGTAGGAACTTTGACTGCTAATGTAGCTCCAAAAGACATAACAATTCTTGAACTGGGTAGGGGTATTTGTCTGGTTGTTATTCGTCGTGGAGTCAAGTTAGACATCACTGATGGACAACATCGTAAACGTGCAATTCACGAATTGATAGAAAGTACTGAAAGCCACTTAATCAGTGATGATGATTTTGCAATTACTCTAGTTTTGGAGGGTGATTTTCAGCAGTGTCAGGCAGATTTCAGAGATATGGCTCAAACAAAACAATTAGATAAATCATTGTTATTATCATTTGGCGAGTTCTCTGGTCGAGTTGGCATTACTAAAGAATTAATAAAACGAGTGCCAATGTTTCAGGGTAAGACAGAGAAGATTAAATTAAGTCCTACTACTAAACAAAAGCTGATTTACACAACTAATTTTATAGCTAGGTTTGTAAGTTGCGTTTTTACTAACGATCCAAGTAATCAGCTTCGAGATTATGATGTTTATCAAGCATCTGATGCTTTGGTTATTTGTCTTAATAGATTTTTTTCGGAATGCAGTAATACTGAGTATATTTCTGATACAACTGTTGAAGAACTAACAATAGATGAAGTAGCTGCATTTAAAGAAGAATGTCTTCTAGGTGTAAGCGTGGGGCTGGAAGTTTTAGGGCGTTTATTGCACTACATATACGAGCCAGAAAACAATTCTTTTAACGAAGAAAAGATTTTACAACTAGCACAGCTAGATTGGTCAAGAGAAAACCAACTTTGGAAGGATAATGTAATTAGAATAGATCCCAAACCTCAAAATCCAGACAAGCCTTATAAAATATCTGCTGCTGCTAGTGCAGTAACAGATGCAGTCAAAATAGTAAAGATTGCACTAGGCTGGATGTAA
- a CDS encoding Uma2 family endonuclease, producing the protein MVANPDRKYMTPQEYLEWEEQQDIKYEYINGEVFAMTGGTIPHTTIALNLASALKSHLRGSGCRAFMADAKVGVTENGPFHYPDVAVSCDERDKQAIKFIQYPCLIVEVLSPSTEAYDRGRKFIQYRRIQTLQEYVLIDAEKIGLDCFRLNDRGIWELHPYEQGDEVHLTSVDFHFPISLVYEDVQFVI; encoded by the coding sequence ATGGTTGCAAATCCAGACAGAAAGTATATGACTCCTCAGGAATACCTGGAATGGGAAGAACAGCAAGATATTAAATACGAATATATCAATGGTGAAGTCTTCGCCATGACTGGCGGTACTATTCCCCATACTACTATTGCCTTAAACTTAGCTTCGGCGTTAAAAAGTCACCTGCGAGGGAGTGGCTGTCGCGCCTTCATGGCAGATGCAAAAGTAGGAGTAACTGAGAACGGGCCGTTTCACTATCCAGATGTTGCAGTGAGTTGTGATGAACGAGACAAACAAGCGATTAAATTTATTCAGTATCCTTGTTTAATTGTCGAAGTTCTCTCCCCTAGTACAGAAGCTTACGACAGAGGTCGTAAATTTATTCAGTATCGCCGTATCCAGACTTTACAAGAATATGTCCTGATTGATGCTGAAAAGATTGGTTTAGATTGCTTCCGGCTAAATGATAGAGGGATTTGGGAGTTACATCCTTATGAACAGGGGGATGAAGTTCATTTAACTAGCGTTGATTTTCATTTTCCTATTTCTTTAGTTTATGAGGATGTGCAGTTTGTAATATAA